From Crassaminicella indica, one genomic window encodes:
- a CDS encoding response regulator transcription factor, translated as MTYKILIVDDEPVLLKGLKYSLEQESYKIDTAIDGYEALNKARMNEYDLIVLDLMLPKIDGLEVCKKIRETSIVPIIILTARGDDSSKILGLEYGADDYLTKPFNILELKARIKAVLRRVNLKESISSKNTIEIDDFCINTLRRKVSIKGKEINLTAKEFELLLLLALNPNKIYSREELLEIIWGYEYFGDLRTVDVHIRRLREKIEKNSSQPEYIRTKWGVGYYFRSKNKVC; from the coding sequence ATGACATATAAAATACTTATTGTAGATGATGAACCTGTCCTTTTAAAAGGGTTAAAATATAGTTTAGAACAAGAGTCATATAAGATAGATACTGCAATAGATGGTTATGAAGCATTAAACAAAGCTCGTATGAATGAATATGATTTAATTGTTTTAGACCTAATGCTGCCTAAGATAGATGGTTTAGAGGTATGTAAAAAAATTAGAGAAACGTCTATTGTACCAATAATAATTCTAACTGCTAGAGGAGATGATTCGAGCAAAATTTTAGGATTAGAATATGGAGCAGATGATTATTTAACGAAACCCTTTAATATTTTAGAGCTCAAAGCTAGGATTAAAGCTGTTTTAAGAAGAGTAAATTTAAAAGAGTCTATTTCTTCTAAAAATACAATAGAAATTGATGATTTTTGTATAAATACATTAAGAAGAAAAGTAAGCATAAAAGGTAAAGAGATTAATTTAACTGCAAAAGAATTTGAATTATTATTATTGTTAGCACTTAATCCAAACAAAATATATAGTAGGGAAGAATTGTTAGAAATTATTTGGGGATATGAATATTTTGGTGATTTGCGAACGGTTGATGTACACATAAGAAGATTAAGAGAAAAAATCGAGAAAAACTCCAGTCAACCAGAATATATAAGAACGAAGTGGGGAGTTGGTTATTATTTTAGGTCTAAGAACAAAGTTTGTTAG
- a CDS encoding HAMP domain-containing sensor histidine kinase, producing MNYINEKKVNLLSQGNIIADRIVSYNSNEIDNLLKKYSKEIKSRIMLLDEKGIVINDSYDVLNGTKLEHWEVVEALKGKSVAREHELEGYGRVMYVTVPIILNNKVYGSVFISFSLEEVYNNVNKIMRNYFLLAMLCIVITGFISFIFAHVISTPIEKLTEGIKKMYQGNLEQKVEVIGNDELTNLAHAFNMMSTKLFQVDQQRKEFVANVSHELRTPLSAIKLLSESLMYEEKTAVETYREFLKDIVLEVNRLDKIIESLLALVDIDKGKLELNYEITYVNYLLEKLIHSLKPIAEQKKISIDFICSEKIQIELDRIKIQQALTNIIHNAIKYTPEGGKVDILLYSENDSVTIKVKDNGIGIPKESLPHIFERFYRVDKARARSTGGTGLGLSISKQIIELHQGEIEVTSEVDRGTVFYVRLPKNISIRS from the coding sequence ATGAATTATATTAATGAAAAAAAAGTGAATCTTCTTTCTCAAGGAAATATAATTGCTGATAGAATAGTTAGCTATAATAGTAATGAAATTGATAATCTGTTAAAAAAATACAGCAAAGAAATAAAATCAAGAATTATGCTTTTAGATGAAAAAGGAATAGTAATCAATGATTCTTATGATGTTTTAAATGGGACAAAGTTAGAACATTGGGAAGTTGTAGAAGCTTTGAAGGGGAAAAGTGTTGCAAGAGAGCATGAATTAGAAGGATATGGGAGAGTTATGTATGTTACCGTTCCAATTATTTTGAATAATAAAGTATATGGTTCGGTTTTTATTTCTTTTTCTTTAGAAGAAGTATATAATAATGTAAATAAAATTATGAGAAATTATTTTTTATTAGCTATGTTATGTATTGTAATTACTGGTTTTATTAGTTTTATATTTGCGCATGTTATTTCAACTCCTATAGAAAAATTAACAGAAGGAATCAAAAAAATGTATCAAGGAAATCTTGAGCAGAAAGTAGAAGTGATAGGAAATGATGAACTGACAAATTTAGCTCATGCATTTAATATGATGAGTACAAAATTATTTCAAGTAGATCAGCAGAGAAAGGAATTTGTTGCGAATGTTTCACATGAGCTTAGAACGCCTTTGAGTGCTATAAAATTATTATCAGAGTCTCTCATGTATGAAGAAAAAACAGCTGTTGAAACCTATAGAGAATTTTTAAAGGATATTGTTTTAGAGGTAAATAGATTAGATAAAATTATAGAGAGTTTATTAGCTTTAGTAGATATTGACAAGGGGAAATTAGAATTAAATTATGAAATTACATATGTTAATTATCTATTAGAAAAATTAATTCACTCCTTAAAGCCTATAGCAGAACAAAAGAAAATTAGTATAGATTTTATTTGTTCTGAAAAGATTCAAATAGAGCTAGATCGAATTAAAATACAACAAGCACTAACAAATATTATACATAATGCTATAAAATATACGCCTGAGGGTGGAAAAGTTGATATTTTATTATATTCTGAAAACGATTCAGTAACCATAAAAGTCAAGGACAATGGTATTGGTATACCTAAGGAAAGTTTACCACATATATTTGAAAGATTTTATAGGGTGGATAAAGCACGGGCTAGGAGTACAGGAGGTACAGGACTAGGATTGTCCATATCAAAGCAGATCATTGAACTTCATCAAGGAGAGATAGAGGTAACAAGTGAGGTAGATAGGGGAACTGTGTTTTATGTGCGATTGCCTAAAAACATAAGTATCAGATCATAG
- a CDS encoding GerMN domain-containing protein, whose product MRIFYKVLIIFFIMITLGYAFLNMSYENHFNKNQIPIPPVLDKKRYVLKLYFGNVQNDGLIAEKRVIISSEQIEEELILEELIKGPRNKMLNALIPKKTKIISVNTVAGTCYINFSKEILDDTWEKINNEMMIWSIVNSITELDYIHAVQILVEGNKEVFEPIYSVNNFFVRNEKFIEKAENIPINIFNQFLNCLINENYQKGYEMLDAKSKEKYDFVKFKLMIGSYAKEMKNYEMNMYQTQKYEGNVVLVINFRKRGGNISNLKEEMIEKWKLVYEDGTWKIVLN is encoded by the coding sequence TTGAGAATATTTTATAAGGTTTTAATTATTTTTTTTATAATGATTACATTAGGATATGCTTTTTTAAATATGTCTTATGAGAATCATTTTAATAAAAATCAAATACCTATACCACCAGTTCTTGATAAAAAAAGATATGTGCTAAAATTATATTTTGGAAATGTTCAAAATGATGGATTGATAGCAGAAAAGAGAGTTATTATTTCTTCAGAGCAAATAGAGGAAGAATTGATCCTTGAGGAATTAATAAAAGGACCTAGGAACAAAATGTTAAATGCACTTATCCCTAAAAAGACAAAGATTATTTCAGTAAATACAGTAGCAGGGACATGCTATATAAATTTTTCAAAGGAAATACTTGATGATACTTGGGAGAAAATAAATAATGAAATGATGATTTGGTCTATTGTAAATTCAATTACAGAGCTTGACTATATTCATGCTGTACAGATATTAGTAGAAGGGAACAAAGAAGTTTTTGAACCAATCTATTCGGTAAACAATTTTTTTGTTAGAAATGAAAAATTTATAGAAAAAGCAGAGAATATCCCGATTAATATTTTTAACCAATTTTTAAATTGTTTAATTAATGAAAATTATCAAAAAGGTTATGAAATGTTAGATGCAAAGAGTAAAGAAAAATATGATTTTGTTAAATTTAAGCTAATGATAGGCAGTTATGCGAAAGAGATGAAAAATTATGAGATGAATATGTATCAAACACAGAAATACGAAGGAAACGTAGTATTAGTTATTAATTTTAGAAAAAGAGGAGGAAATATATCTAATTTAAAAGAGGAAATGATTGAAAAATGGAAGCTTGTATATGAAGATGGGACATGGAAGATAGTATTAAACTAA
- a CDS encoding DUF5050 domain-containing protein has protein sequence MKKFLNLVMFVCMVLVIGSTNISYSNEVNPVGYGNHLNKNNIVKNGEWIYYIEYENDDRLYKMNIYENKPIKVTDFAIKNLNMIGHNLYFISMLENRGIYKLDVKSMQMKKIVEGNVDYLTVTDDNMYYYKETHTGKLCSNTLDGSNEKVLIEEDVIEPIIKGSYVYYISPENEGCIYKMNLKTLKSKKISEKYTRCMNINDSYIYYSNFKGMYRMDLDGNHLVKLSDDQHIKNILVGETGVYCFKDNYIMWIRNDGEVINRYDIDQYFMSLGIIDNKINILRHNSQEYSQVYHLDTRIVEDLDIEYKKIEAINYPYVVYCNDKYELMIYNIESREKIYITDEYEQAWIRDNDLFYIGNRDRICKSSLDGENITILTNQDEAYTGKIFEDGIYYIQYKDEGYKYLKYIDFSGKDKKVILDEMEYGFSDNLFLVKDDYIYYYKDKEIYRIKKDGTEKTLITKTKKNVYEMFISDDKLVYRDGHDMYGINLRDLSVKPFIYGLQKILEVDGEYAYFIKDNLYDNIDTLCRYHLRYFTIDVLAEAKEIKVAKGYNDKVVYQAGNEIYELDLKTKENKLIIKNVSNKPYIDENKIYVKIYNDKVHLLELNFIDK, from the coding sequence ATGAAAAAATTTCTAAATCTAGTAATGTTCGTGTGTATGGTTTTGGTAATAGGGAGTACAAATATATCTTATTCAAATGAAGTAAATCCTGTAGGGTACGGAAACCATTTGAATAAAAATAATATAGTTAAAAATGGAGAATGGATATATTACATAGAATATGAAAATGATGATAGATTGTATAAAATGAATATATATGAGAATAAACCTATTAAAGTAACTGATTTTGCAATTAAAAATCTTAATATGATCGGGCATAATTTGTATTTTATTAGTATGCTAGAGAATAGAGGAATATATAAGTTAGATGTTAAAAGTATGCAAATGAAAAAAATAGTTGAAGGAAATGTAGACTACTTAACTGTGACAGATGATAATATGTATTATTATAAAGAAACTCATACAGGGAAGTTATGCTCTAATACACTAGATGGTTCAAATGAAAAAGTGCTTATAGAAGAAGACGTCATAGAGCCTATTATAAAAGGTTCATATGTATATTATATTAGTCCAGAAAATGAAGGTTGTATCTATAAAATGAACTTAAAAACGTTAAAAAGCAAAAAAATAAGTGAGAAGTACACTAGATGTATGAATATCAATGATTCATATATATACTACTCAAATTTTAAAGGTATGTATAGAATGGACTTAGATGGTAATCATTTAGTAAAATTAAGTGATGATCAACATATCAAGAATATTTTAGTAGGAGAAACTGGAGTATATTGTTTTAAGGATAATTATATTATGTGGATTCGCAATGATGGTGAAGTGATAAATAGATACGATATAGATCAGTATTTTATGTCATTGGGAATAATAGATAACAAAATAAATATTCTAAGACATAATTCACAAGAATATTCTCAAGTATACCATTTAGACACTAGAATTGTAGAAGATCTTGATATAGAATATAAAAAAATTGAAGCAATAAACTATCCTTATGTGGTTTATTGTAATGATAAATATGAATTGATGATATATAATATTGAAAGCAGAGAAAAAATATATATTACTGATGAATATGAACAAGCTTGGATAAGGGACAATGATTTATTTTATATAGGAAATAGAGATAGAATTTGTAAAAGCTCTTTAGATGGGGAAAATATAACTATTCTTACTAATCAAGATGAAGCATATACAGGTAAAATATTTGAAGATGGGATTTATTATATACAGTATAAGGATGAAGGATATAAATATTTAAAGTATATAGATTTTAGTGGAAAAGATAAAAAAGTTATTTTGGATGAGATGGAGTATGGATTTTCAGATAATCTTTTTTTAGTAAAGGATGATTATATATATTACTATAAAGATAAAGAAATATATAGAATAAAAAAAGATGGAACGGAAAAAACATTGATTACAAAAACCAAGAAGAATGTTTATGAAATGTTTATTTCTGATGATAAATTAGTTTATAGAGATGGGCATGATATGTATGGTATTAATTTACGCGATTTATCCGTAAAGCCATTCATTTATGGATTACAAAAGATCCTAGAAGTAGATGGAGAATATGCCTACTTTATAAAAGATAATTTGTACGACAATATAGATACTTTATGTAGATATCATTTGAGATATTTTACAATTGATGTATTGGCTGAGGCCAAAGAAATAAAAGTTGCGAAGGGATATAATGATAAAGTAGTTTACCAAGCTGGAAATGAAATTTATGAACTAGATTTAAAAACAAAAGAAAATAAACTTATAATTAAAAATGTTAGTAATAAGCCATATATTGATGAAAATAAAATTTATGTAAAGATATATAATGATAAAGTTCATTTATTAGAGTTAAATTTTATAGATAAATAG
- a CDS encoding BofC C-terminal domain-containing protein has protein sequence MWRRRRRRKGKIFVGCLVLLMIGFAYGYVTNDSKMPKHIKNNNENALNIGEIAVKIPKHHEEQKENVKKQDPINEHSLIVSEENIVTDNTQIVFNTYYKKTRDMIKKKRRIPRELIGKNLDELRDYLNKNYAEWDIRECNKDKIELYQVTDEIPPNFYIAKEYNGYIAIFQVDEKGEYILKETTEIPISSLSNMDAQYVKNGIVKKNREEIDQILEDYSS, from the coding sequence GTGTGGAGACGAAGACGCCGAAGAAAAGGAAAAATATTTGTTGGGTGTTTAGTATTACTGATGATTGGGTTTGCATATGGGTATGTTACAAATGATTCAAAGATGCCCAAGCATATAAAAAATAATAATGAGAATGCATTAAATATAGGAGAGATTGCAGTAAAGATACCAAAGCATCATGAAGAACAAAAGGAAAATGTAAAAAAACAAGATCCAATAAATGAACACAGTCTAATTGTTTCTGAAGAAAATATAGTAACAGATAATACGCAAATAGTGTTTAATACTTATTATAAGAAAACTCGAGACATGATAAAAAAGAAGAGGCGCATTCCAAGAGAATTAATAGGCAAGAACTTAGATGAGTTAAGAGATTACTTAAATAAAAACTATGCTGAGTGGGATATAAGGGAATGCAATAAAGATAAAATAGAATTGTATCAGGTGACAGATGAGATCCCACCAAATTTTTATATAGCTAAGGAGTATAACGGATATATAGCAATCTTTCAAGTTGATGAAAAGGGAGAATATATCCTTAAAGAGACAACGGAAATACCTATTTCTTCATTAAGTAATATGGATGCACAATATGTTAAAAATGGAATTGTTAAAAAGAATAGAGAAGAAATTGATCAAATATTAGAAGATTATAGTAGTTAA
- the ruvA gene encoding Holliday junction branch migration protein RuvA yields MYEYIKGILEFVGDDYVVINNGDIGYKIYTSNASIVNFKNALEKVTVYTRLVVRDDDMSIFGFATREELKMFQLLTTVTGIGPKLALGILSSISIGNLVGIIISEDINSLTKAQGVGKKTAKRIILELKDKVDHKLAMLEPTLIPKVQILEDDHEEAVSALIALGYSRGEAKEAVGKVKNSCKGIEEIIKNALKFLSNK; encoded by the coding sequence ATGTATGAATATATAAAAGGTATTTTAGAATTTGTAGGTGATGATTATGTAGTGATTAATAATGGAGATATTGGATATAAGATATATACTTCTAATGCTTCAATTGTTAATTTTAAAAATGCTCTTGAAAAAGTTACAGTATATACTCGGTTGGTTGTTAGAGATGATGATATGAGTATTTTTGGATTTGCTACAAGAGAAGAGTTGAAAATGTTTCAATTACTAACGACAGTAACAGGAATCGGACCCAAACTAGCATTAGGGATTTTATCTTCTATTTCAATAGGGAATCTAGTTGGAATAATTATTTCAGAAGATATAAATAGTCTTACAAAAGCCCAAGGGGTAGGAAAAAAGACTGCTAAGAGAATTATTTTAGAATTAAAAGACAAGGTTGATCATAAGCTTGCAATGCTCGAACCAACACTAATTCCAAAGGTTCAAATATTAGAAGATGATCATGAGGAAGCAGTAAGTGCATTGATTGCTTTGGGATATTCGAGAGGGGAAGCAAAAGAAGCTGTTGGGAAAGTGAAAAATTCTTGTAAAGGGATTGAGGAAATCATCAAAAATGCATTGAAATTTCTTTCAAATAAATAA
- the ruvB gene encoding Holliday junction branch migration DNA helicase RuvB — MSYDIDANRIVTTSFRSEDMEVENSLRPKKLEDYIGQYKAKEKLKIFIDAAKIRNEPLDHVLLYGPPGLGKTTLSNIIANELGVNIRITSGPAIERQGDLAAILTNLGENDVLFIDEIHRLNRSIEEILYPAMEDYALDIVIGKGPSAKSIRLDLAKFTLIGATTRAGLLTSPLRDRFGVICKLEMYNHEDLKNIVIRSATILDVAIEHLAAAEIARRSRGTPRIANRLLKRVRDFAQVKGNGMITVEMAKSALELLEIDPLGLDSVDRNILFTIVEKFNGGPVGLDTLAASTGEERNTIEDVYEPYLLQLGFIQRTPKGRVVTKLGYAHLGLPMEG; from the coding sequence ATGAGTTATGATATAGATGCAAATAGGATTGTGACTACTTCTTTTAGAAGTGAAGATATGGAAGTAGAAAATAGTCTAAGACCTAAAAAATTAGAAGATTATATTGGGCAATATAAAGCTAAAGAAAAATTGAAAATATTTATTGATGCTGCAAAGATAAGAAATGAGCCATTAGATCATGTATTGCTCTATGGGCCACCAGGACTTGGAAAAACTACTTTATCTAATATTATTGCCAATGAGTTAGGTGTAAATATTCGAATTACTTCAGGACCTGCTATTGAAAGACAAGGAGATTTGGCAGCAATACTTACTAATCTTGGAGAAAATGATGTTTTGTTTATTGATGAAATACATAGATTAAATAGAAGCATAGAAGAAATATTATATCCTGCTATGGAGGATTATGCTTTAGATATTGTTATAGGAAAAGGGCCTAGTGCTAAATCTATTCGGCTGGATTTGGCGAAATTTACTTTGATTGGTGCAACTACAAGAGCAGGGTTATTGACATCACCTTTAAGAGACCGTTTCGGTGTAATTTGTAAATTGGAGATGTATAATCATGAGGATTTAAAAAATATTGTAATACGGTCAGCTACTATCCTTGATGTAGCAATTGAACATTTGGCAGCAGCAGAAATTGCTAGAAGGTCTAGAGGAACACCACGTATAGCAAATAGACTTTTAAAAAGAGTAAGGGATTTTGCACAAGTGAAAGGAAATGGTATGATTACTGTTGAAATGGCTAAAAGTGCGTTAGAACTCTTAGAGATAGATCCATTAGGGTTAGATAGTGTAGATAGAAATATTCTTTTTACAATTGTAGAAAAGTTTAATGGAGGTCCTGTAGGTTTAGATACTCTTGCTGCGTCAACAGGAGAAGAAAGGAATACGATAGAGGATGTATACGAACCGTATCTTCTTCAATTAGGATTTATCCAAAGAACACCGAAGGGAAGAGTAGTAACAAAACTAGGATATGCTCATTTAGGATTACCTATGGAGGGATAA
- a CDS encoding SpoIID/LytB domain-containing protein produces the protein MIRFQKLLVKMTFVCMVLMFFSIYSNAYQLEDDQIKIGIRFGENATPLVSMYSPDGLKLGYYEGGSFIDIINFLIDKEIFVRKDGYFMHINNTFIEYDFDRQRDSYNTNIQGPIHIQIGSAFSSREEANEFLNSLSALKDDPYLVYEDGWRVWTGLYTNYSDAEEAFEMIKALFPDIDLRIISKDDKRIQVLNKYGKVLFMYNTRNKDYYFKSFSGIIELDGKKFRGSMMIKRYLDSDLTVINQLGLDEYLYSVVPKEMSGDWPIEAQKAQAVAARSYAVLNLNRHKNYGFDLCSSIHCQVYGGYSSENPRTQRAVDETKGKVITYDGKVVAALYHSNSGGHTEDSENVWSNPLGYLRGVEDPYSIGVPNDHWTKVYKKQQIEDLLSSHGMFVGSITNIIVKERSSNGRVLKLEIQGTNGNQILEKGQIRNIFGNRNLKSTWFDIVNNSTDSGKLAEEANFEDKYVITAEGVKKIKLQNQYIDNGREKSLINIQDKYIITDKGLDKIELKNKELNREDKSKFNSTGADQYVFIGKGYGHGVGMSQWGAKKMAEQGFTYEQILSHYYTGIRIE, from the coding sequence ATGATACGTTTTCAAAAGCTATTGGTCAAAATGACTTTTGTATGCATGGTTCTGATGTTTTTTTCAATTTATTCAAATGCTTACCAGTTAGAGGATGATCAAATCAAAATAGGTATACGATTTGGTGAAAATGCTACCCCTTTAGTGTCTATGTATTCTCCTGATGGTCTGAAATTAGGATATTACGAAGGAGGATCTTTTATAGATATAATAAATTTTTTAATAGATAAAGAGATTTTTGTAAGAAAAGATGGATATTTTATGCATATAAATAATACTTTTATAGAATATGATTTTGATAGACAAAGAGATAGCTATAATACAAATATACAAGGACCTATTCATATTCAAATTGGAAGTGCTTTTAGCAGTAGAGAAGAAGCCAATGAATTTTTAAATTCATTATCTGCATTAAAAGATGATCCATATCTTGTTTATGAGGATGGCTGGAGAGTTTGGACAGGTCTTTATACAAATTATTCTGATGCAGAAGAAGCATTTGAAATGATTAAGGCTTTATTTCCAGATATTGATTTAAGAATCATTTCCAAAGATGATAAGAGGATTCAAGTATTAAATAAATATGGAAAAGTTTTATTCATGTATAATACAAGAAATAAAGATTATTATTTTAAAAGCTTTTCTGGTATTATTGAATTAGATGGAAAAAAATTCAGAGGAAGTATGATGATCAAAAGATATTTGGACAGTGATTTGACTGTGATTAATCAGTTAGGTCTAGATGAATATCTTTACAGTGTAGTACCGAAGGAAATGTCAGGGGACTGGCCTATAGAAGCTCAAAAAGCACAAGCTGTTGCTGCTAGAAGCTATGCTGTTCTTAATTTGAATAGACATAAAAATTATGGCTTTGATCTTTGCTCATCTATTCATTGTCAAGTTTATGGAGGATATAGCAGTGAAAATCCAAGAACTCAGAGAGCAGTTGATGAAACAAAAGGAAAAGTAATAACTTATGATGGAAAAGTTGTAGCAGCATTGTATCATTCTAACAGTGGTGGACATACAGAAGATAGTGAGAATGTTTGGTCAAACCCGTTAGGATATTTAAGAGGGGTAGAAGATCCATATTCTATTGGTGTTCCAAATGATCATTGGACAAAAGTTTATAAAAAACAACAAATTGAAGATCTTTTAAGTTCTCATGGTATGTTTGTAGGTAGTATTACAAATATTATTGTAAAAGAGCGTTCATCAAATGGAAGAGTTTTAAAATTAGAGATTCAAGGAACAAATGGAAATCAAATTTTGGAAAAAGGACAGATTAGAAATATATTTGGGAATAGAAACCTTAAAAGTACTTGGTTTGATATTGTAAATAATAGTACTGATTCAGGTAAGCTTGCTGAAGAAGCAAATTTTGAAGACAAATATGTTATTACAGCTGAAGGCGTTAAGAAAATAAAGCTTCAAAATCAATACATAGACAATGGAAGGGAGAAAAGCTTAATAAATATTCAAGATAAATATATTATTACAGATAAAGGGCTTGATAAAATTGAATTAAAAAATAAAGAATTAAATAGAGAAGATAAATCAAAATTTAATTCTACTGGAGCAGACCAATATGTATTTATAGGAAAAGGTTATGGACATGGTGTAGGAATGAGCCAATGGGGTGCTAAGAAAATGGCTGAACAAGGATTTACATATGAACAAATTTTATCGCACTACTATACAGGAATAAGAATAGAGTAA
- the queA gene encoding tRNA preQ1(34) S-adenosylmethionine ribosyltransferase-isomerase QueA, producing MKKSDFYFDLPKELIAQTPLKDRDESKLMILSKKTGKIEHKKFKDIIEYLNPGDCLVLNNTRVLPARLFGARENTGGKVEFLLLKRINQNQWETLVKPGKKAKIGDTIVFGDGLLKAKVIGMGQEGSRIIEFEYDGIFEEILDELGTMPLPPYIKESLNDKERYQTVYSKHEGSAAAPTAGLHFTKKLLKKIQEKGIKIAYVTLHVGLGTFRPVKSEDILSHKMHSEFYMVSKEAAELINRTKESGGRVISVGTTSTRVLESTADEKGFIHEGQGWTDIFIYPGYRFKVIDGLITNFHLPESTLIMLVSAFSSRAFTLNAYEEAIKNKYRFFSFGDAMFII from the coding sequence ATGAAAAAAAGTGATTTTTATTTTGATTTACCAAAAGAACTAATTGCACAGACACCTCTAAAGGATAGAGATGAATCAAAGCTGATGATTTTAAGTAAAAAGACAGGAAAAATAGAGCATAAAAAATTTAAAGATATTATAGAATATTTAAATCCTGGAGATTGTCTAGTACTGAATAATACAAGAGTACTTCCAGCTAGACTTTTTGGTGCTCGTGAAAATACAGGGGGGAAGGTAGAATTCCTTTTATTAAAAAGGATAAATCAAAATCAATGGGAAACTTTGGTCAAGCCTGGAAAAAAAGCGAAAATAGGAGATACAATTGTATTTGGTGATGGCTTATTAAAAGCAAAAGTTATTGGTATGGGACAAGAGGGTTCAAGAATTATAGAATTTGAGTATGATGGTATATTTGAAGAAATTTTAGATGAACTTGGAACTATGCCTCTACCACCATATATAAAGGAAAGTTTAAATGATAAAGAAAGATACCAGACTGTTTATTCAAAGCATGAAGGTTCTGCTGCAGCACCTACTGCTGGACTTCATTTTACAAAAAAATTATTAAAAAAGATTCAAGAAAAAGGAATAAAAATAGCTTATGTAACACTCCATGTAGGTCTTGGAACTTTCAGACCTGTAAAAAGTGAAGATATACTATCACATAAAATGCATTCTGAGTTTTATATGGTTAGTAAAGAAGCAGCAGAACTGATCAATAGAACAAAGGAGAGTGGAGGAAGAGTTATTTCTGTAGGAACTACTTCTACTAGAGTATTAGAAAGCACTGCAGATGAAAAAGGATTTATTCATGAAGGACAAGGTTGGACAGATATTTTTATTTATCCGGGTTATAGGTTTAAGGTAATTGATGGACTTATTACGAATTTTCATCTTCCTGAATCTACATTGATTATGTTAGTTAGTGCTTTTAGTAGTAGAGCGTTTACTCTTAATGCTTATGAAGAAGCAATAAAAAATAAATATAGATTTTTTAGCTTTGGAGATGCAATGTTTATTATTTAG